One genomic window of Camelina sativa cultivar DH55 chromosome 5, Cs, whole genome shotgun sequence includes the following:
- the LOC104786133 gene encoding uncharacterized protein LOC104786133, with the protein MADQDLPSVINVVLVVKLLDHVAAIQNQNSVKSYFHQTKEENDKFMEKETKIESNNLAEAELIAMKDKSRMEHDEHTMKRGACAKTKRGNT; encoded by the exons ATGGCTGATCAGGACTTGCCTTCCGTTATAAACGTAGTTCTTGTAGTCAAGCTTCTAGACCATGTTGCAgctattcaaaaccaaaacagtgTGAAATCGTATTTTCACCAGACTAAG gaagaaaatgataaattcaTGGAGAAAGAAACGAAGATCGAATCTAATAACCTTGCAGAAGCAGAGTTAATAGCGATGAAAGATAAGTCACGGATGGAGCATGATGAGCATACCATGAAAC GTGGAGCATGCGctaaaacaaaaagaggaaacaCATGA